In a single window of the Cygnus olor isolate bCygOlo1 chromosome 5, bCygOlo1.pri.v2, whole genome shotgun sequence genome:
- the C5H14orf132 gene encoding uncharacterized protein C14orf132 homolog, with translation MDLSFMAAQLPVMGGAFMDSPNEDFSTEYSLFNSSANVHAASSMQNPPEETSRSSNDAILLWIAIIATIGNIVVVGVVYAFTF, from the coding sequence CTTCCTGTTATGGGAGGAGCCTTTATGGACTCACCAAATGAGGACTTTAGTACAGAGTACTCCTTGTTTAACTCCTCAGCCAATGTCCATGCAGCTTCTTCCATGCAGAATCCACCCGAAGAGACATCCCGGTCTTCAAACGATGCCATATTGTTATGGATTGCAATCATAGCAACAATTGGAAATATTGTGGTTGTGGGAGTGGTGTATGCCTTCACCTTCTAG